In Planktothrix serta PCC 8927, a genomic segment contains:
- a CDS encoding nucleotide exchange factor GrpE, translating into MKKITETKTNLPTRNILSFLSSIDGVLENWGYKRIGIPWEQVEYNPRFHQPDVKDIQPGETVYVRFVGYRDGDRICCPAKVSRKLPNPLK; encoded by the coding sequence ATGAAAAAAATAACAGAAACAAAAACTAATTTACCGACTAGAAATATACTTTCTTTCCTGAGTTCAATTGATGGTGTATTAGAAAATTGGGGTTATAAACGAATTGGCATCCCTTGGGAACAAGTGGAATATAATCCCCGATTTCATCAACCCGATGTTAAGGATATTCAACCCGGAGAAACGGTTTATGTTCGCTTTGTTGGATATCGAGATGGGGATAGAATTTGTTGTCCAGCAAAAGTTAGTCGAAAATTACCCAACCCATTAAAATAA